In Panthera uncia isolate 11264 chromosome B4, Puncia_PCG_1.0, whole genome shotgun sequence, one genomic interval encodes:
- the LOC125920209 gene encoding olfactory receptor 8S1-like: MALRNHSTITEFILLGLSVDSHIQVLLFVLFLGIYLFTIMGNLSMLLFIREDPHLHTPMYFFLSHLSFMDFCLSTAIVPKLLENLLSQSKTISVGGCLAQAFFVFDIGGTEVCLLSAMAYDRYAAICHPLLYGQVMNNQLYMQLVWGSWSLGFLDALINTPLTMNLDFCEAKIIHHYSCELPSLFPLSCSDVSTSLTVLVCSTLLHGGGTFFLIFFSYVRIVSTILSIGSTSGRSKAFSTCSSHLTALSFFYGSAFLRYLMPTSGSPLELIFSIQYGVVTPLVNPLIYSLKNKEVKNALRRTLGKFLQ, translated from the coding sequence ATGGCTTTGAGGAACCACAGCACCATCACAGAGTTCATCCTCCTTGGCCTGTCTGTTGACTCCCACATCCAGGTTCTGCTCTTTGTGCTTTTCCTTGGGATTTACCTCTTTACTATAATGGGAAATCTATCGATGCTGTTGTTCATCAGGGAAGATCCCCATCTCCACACACCTATGTACTTCTTCCTGAGCCACCTCTCTTTCATGGACTTTTGTTTATCTACTGCCATAGTGCCCAAGCTGCTGGAGAACCTCTTGTCTCAGAGCAAAACCATCTCAGTGGGGGGCTGCCTGGCTCAAGCCTTCTTTGTGTTTGACATTGGAGGAACAGAAGTCTGCTTACTCTCAGCAATGGCCTATGACCGTTATGCTGCTATCTGTCACCCACTCCTCTATGGCCAGGTAATGAATAATCAGCTGTATATGCAGCTTGTATGGGGCTCATGGAGCCTGGGGTTTCTAGATGCACTCATTAACACCCCCCTGACAATGAACTTGGATTTCTGTGAAGCGAAAATCATCCATCACTATAGCTGTGAGttgccctccctcttccctttgtcCTGCTCTGATGTCTCTACCAGCCTCACTGTCCTGGTCTGTTCTACACTCCTGCATGGCGGTGGTACATTCTTCCTGATTTTCTTCTCCTATGTGCGCATAGTCTCCACCATCCTGAGCATCGGCTCCACCTCAGGCAGAAGCAaggccttctccacctgctcctcTCACCTCACTGCATTGAGCTTCTTCTATGGCTCAGCTTTCCTCCGTTATCTCATGCCAACCTCAGGCTCACCTCTGGAGCTCATCTTCTCCATACAGTATGGTGTGGTCACTCCCCTAGTGAATCCCCTCATCTACAGCCTGAAAAACAAGGAGGTTAAAAATGCACTGAGAAGAACCTTGGGAAAGTTTTTGCAATAG